One Candidatus Anoxymicrobium japonicum DNA segment encodes these proteins:
- a CDS encoding ATP-binding protein: protein MIYAEGSRPSGEREVIDFVSKITEASRRRIEEKLPHGFVRLKVAEAERRQAQQDIRSVEDIVCELARNSRDAGARHVLVAFQKEKGRFRSISVLDDGCGIPTDMHQMVFEPRVTSKREDFEEDRYGVHGRGMALFSIRSRSISARIVSSSPNGGTVISVLVDTLMVPERSDQATLPIIEEKEVGLEIGAGSHNVARVLSEMSTDSRNVDYYLGSVAEILATARMLSTDHDTRNSPWANLARIDDIRLLAEVSKTRLGLSVSERNAYRVVNGEIVPLETMLKRAKDATGISRKACKASPGADGIRSGRLRSPLRKLSKDDLSEIGERCGQIVEGVLGRYYMKPAGTIRIRRGKGKIVMSFFIIGEDGDGE, encoded by the coding sequence ATGATTTACGCTGAAGGCTCGCGTCCTTCCGGGGAACGCGAAGTAATTGATTTTGTCTCAAAAATAACGGAGGCCTCGAGGCGCCGTATCGAAGAGAAACTTCCCCACGGATTCGTTCGTCTCAAGGTTGCGGAGGCGGAGCGAAGACAGGCGCAGCAGGATATCCGTTCCGTGGAAGACATCGTGTGCGAACTCGCGCGAAACTCGAGGGACGCGGGCGCTCGCCACGTTCTGGTGGCTTTTCAAAAAGAGAAGGGGCGCTTCCGCAGTATCTCTGTGCTGGACGATGGTTGCGGTATCCCCACAGACATGCACCAGATGGTTTTTGAGCCGCGCGTTACATCAAAGCGAGAGGATTTTGAGGAGGATAGATACGGGGTGCACGGGCGGGGCATGGCGCTTTTTTCGATACGATCCCGATCGATCAGCGCCCGGATTGTTTCCTCGAGTCCGAATGGCGGAACGGTAATCAGCGTCTTGGTCGACACGTTGATGGTGCCGGAGCGTTCGGATCAGGCTACGCTTCCGATTATAGAGGAAAAAGAGGTTGGCCTTGAGATCGGCGCCGGCTCGCACAATGTGGCAAGGGTTCTATCGGAGATGTCGACCGATTCCCGGAATGTGGATTATTACCTCGGCTCGGTTGCTGAGATACTGGCAACGGCAAGAATGTTATCGACCGATCATGACACGCGCAATTCGCCCTGGGCAAACCTCGCGAGAATCGATGACATCAGGCTACTGGCTGAAGTTTCAAAAACCAGGTTGGGTTTGTCGGTATCCGAGAGGAACGCGTACCGCGTTGTGAACGGTGAGATTGTTCCACTTGAAACCATGTTGAAGCGGGCGAAAGACGCTACAGGGATTAGCAGGAAGGCCTGTAAGGCATCGCCGGGAGCGGACGGCATCAGGAGCGGACGGCTCCGAAGCCCGTTACGAAAGCTTTCAAAAGATGATCTCTCCGAGATAGGTGAACGGTGCGGGCAGATTGTCGAGGGTGTGTTAGGGCGTTACTACATGAAGCCCGCGGGCACTATCAGGATCCGGCGAGGCAAGGGAAAGATAGTAATGTCGTTTTTCATCATCGGAGAAGATGGAGATGGGGAATGA
- the rny gene encoding ribonuclease Y gives MEIIYTIIAVIAVLTGILVGFLGRKHLAEGRIAKSESHARKLVDEAKREVDNLRREALVEAKNEVFSMKEDADREIKSRRSDLQRLERRLGQREEALEDKEAEVEKRKKGIVSAEAQLESRKSKLVKVAAEQKKLLERVARMTVPEAKEYLMQTITEEVKRESAIFIKEEESRAREEAEKRARKIMSIAIQRCASDHVAETTVSVVPLPGDEIKGRIIGREGRNIRTFENVTGINLIIDDTPEAVVLSSFDPVRREIARLTLEKLIADGRIQPARIEEMYEKSKAEVENQIREAGEEAAFDVGISNLNKELVRAMGRLKYRTSYGQNVLVHSLEVAHLSGIMASELGIDPKLPKRAGFLHDLGKAISHEVEGSHALTGATLAKRLGESNSVIHAIEAHHGEVDVKTIEAVLVQAADAISAARPGARRETLQSYIKRLEKLETLADSFPGVERTFAMQAGREIRIVVQSDLVDDLQSVTLARDIAREVEDQLDYPGQIKITVIRETRAVEYAK, from the coding sequence ATTGAAATTATATACACGATAATTGCCGTTATTGCTGTTCTGACTGGAATTCTCGTGGGATTTTTGGGGCGCAAGCACCTTGCCGAAGGCCGGATCGCCAAATCCGAATCCCACGCCAGGAAGCTTGTCGACGAGGCAAAGCGAGAAGTCGACAATTTGAGGCGTGAGGCGCTGGTAGAAGCCAAGAATGAAGTATTTTCCATGAAGGAGGACGCTGATCGGGAGATCAAGAGCCGACGAAGCGACTTGCAGAGGTTGGAGCGTCGTTTGGGCCAGCGTGAAGAGGCGCTCGAGGACAAGGAGGCGGAGGTCGAGAAGAGGAAAAAGGGAATCGTTAGCGCGGAGGCGCAACTGGAGTCCCGGAAGTCCAAGCTCGTCAAGGTGGCCGCCGAGCAGAAGAAGCTCCTTGAAAGGGTTGCCAGGATGACCGTGCCGGAGGCGAAAGAGTACCTGATGCAAACGATAACCGAGGAGGTAAAGCGCGAGAGCGCTATTTTTATCAAGGAGGAGGAGTCGCGGGCGCGGGAAGAGGCCGAGAAGCGGGCCCGCAAGATCATGTCGATCGCAATTCAGAGATGTGCGTCTGATCATGTCGCGGAGACCACAGTGTCGGTGGTGCCGCTCCCCGGCGATGAGATAAAAGGTCGAATTATCGGTCGTGAGGGCAGGAATATACGGACGTTCGAGAACGTTACAGGCATCAACCTCATTATCGATGACACGCCTGAAGCGGTAGTGCTTTCCAGCTTCGACCCGGTACGCAGGGAGATCGCAAGACTCACGCTGGAAAAATTGATAGCCGACGGCAGAATTCAACCGGCGCGTATCGAGGAAATGTACGAAAAGTCCAAGGCCGAGGTGGAAAATCAGATCCGGGAGGCGGGGGAAGAAGCGGCTTTCGATGTAGGAATCAGCAACCTCAACAAGGAGTTGGTCAGGGCTATGGGGCGTCTCAAATACAGGACGTCGTACGGCCAGAATGTGCTGGTGCACTCGCTGGAGGTCGCGCATCTTTCGGGAATAATGGCTTCAGAGTTGGGGATTGACCCGAAGTTGCCCAAGCGCGCCGGATTTCTGCACGACCTTGGCAAAGCAATAAGCCACGAGGTAGAAGGATCTCACGCGCTAACAGGAGCTACACTCGCAAAGCGGCTGGGAGAAAGCAATTCTGTCATACACGCGATAGAGGCGCACCACGGTGAGGTCGACGTGAAGACCATTGAAGCGGTTCTCGTCCAGGCGGCGGACGCCATCTCCGCGGCGCGGCCGGGCGCGAGGCGCGAGACGCTTCAGAGTTACATCAAGCGGCTGGAGAAGCTGGAGACGCTTGCGGACTCGTTCCCTGGCGTGGAGAGAACATTCGCTATGCAGGCGGGCAGAGAGATAAGAATCGTCGTCCAGTCGGATTTAGTCGATGACCTGCAGAGCGTGACTCTGGCGAGGGACATTGCCAGAGAGGTTGAGGATCAACTTGATTATCCGGGCCAGATAAAGATCACCGTAATCCGTGAGACCAGGGCCGTCGAATACGCCAAGTAA
- the ftsE gene encoding cell division ATP-binding protein FtsE yields MIKFRRLSKVYQGNVYALDDVTVDIEKKEFVFLVGPSGSGKSTFIKLMLKEEEPTSGQIYIADTNLAEIKKWKTPYLRRKVGCVFQDYKLLPNKTIYENVAYALEVTGRPRRIIESYVPEVLRLVGLSHKLESYPDEMSGGEQQRVSIARAFVNRPPILLADEPTGNLDPSMSIGIVKLLERINNTGTTVIMATHDQDIVNTFKKRVVELRDGRVIRDQARGVYGYGN; encoded by the coding sequence TTGATCAAGTTCAGACGGCTGTCGAAGGTGTACCAGGGCAACGTATACGCTCTGGACGACGTGACCGTGGATATAGAGAAAAAGGAGTTTGTGTTCCTGGTGGGGCCGAGCGGCTCCGGCAAATCCACTTTCATCAAGCTCATGTTGAAGGAAGAAGAGCCGACGAGCGGACAGATATACATCGCCGACACGAATTTGGCGGAAATCAAAAAGTGGAAGACCCCGTACCTCCGCCGCAAAGTGGGGTGCGTTTTCCAGGATTACAAGCTTCTGCCCAATAAGACTATCTACGAGAACGTCGCTTACGCGCTGGAGGTCACCGGCAGGCCCCGCAGGATAATCGAGTCGTACGTGCCGGAGGTGCTGCGGCTCGTTGGGTTGAGCCACAAGCTTGAATCCTACCCTGATGAGATGTCAGGCGGTGAGCAACAGCGTGTTTCGATCGCAAGGGCGTTCGTGAATCGCCCGCCTATTCTGCTCGCGGATGAGCCGACGGGGAACCTGGATCCGTCGATGTCCATCGGCATTGTCAAACTTCTCGAACGAATCAACAACACGGGCACCACCGTGATCATGGCCACGCACGACCAGGACATCGTCAACACCTTCAAGAAAAGGGTGGTCGAACTCCGCGACGGGCGGGTTATCCGCGACCAGGCCCGGGGGGTGTACGGTTATGGCAATTAA
- a CDS encoding cold-shock protein — MESGTVKWFNPEKGFGLIERESGKCVSVDFSDINAEGYRLLNEGEVVRFKVVDGDRGPRATDVTRQDI; from the coding sequence TTGGAATCAGGCACTGTCAAGTGGTTCAATCCGGAGAAAGGATTTGGCTTGATAGAACGAGAAAGCGGAAAGTGTGTTTCTGTGGATTTCTCGGATATCAACGCCGAGGGATACCGGTTGCTCAATGAAGGTGAAGTCGTGCGGTTCAAAGTGGTTGATGGCGACAGGGGACCAAGGGCGACCGATGTCACCAGGCAAGACATATAA
- a CDS encoding preprotein translocase subunit SecA — translation MLKGVQKALRFGEAKKTKELEAAVSRVNELEPDVKKLSDEELAAKTPEFKQRHEQGEGLEDMLPEAFAVVREAARRKLGERHFDVQIMGGVVLHHGRIAEMKTGEGKTLVATLPVYLNHLDGEGIHVVTVNDYLARRDSEWMAGIYRFLGMEVGLIQAQMDPPERRVAYGADVTFGTNNEFGFDYLRDNMVIDVQDHVQRGYHYAIVDEVDSILVDEARTPLIISGAATESVQYYKQFAQIAKKLRKGEDYEVDEKSRTVSVTEDGVARVEQFLGVENLYDNVQSDFVHHLEAAVKAKELFRNEVDYIIKDGEALIVDEFTGRLMIGRRYSDGIHQAIEAKEAIRIREENQTLATITFQNYFRMYDKLAGMTGTATTEADEFQHTYKLETVEIPTNKTMIRKDMPDFIYKTENAKFNAVVEDVIECCEKGQPVLVGTVSIEKSERLSKMLARRGVEHEVLNAKQHEREAEIIALAGESGAVTIATNMAGRGTDIKLGRGVVEVGGLKIIGTERHESRRIDNQLRGRSGRQGDPGVSRFYLSLEDDLMRRFASSAIGSIMERFHFPEDVPIEHRMISKAIESAQKQVESQNFEMRKNLLKYDDVMNKQREVIYKERKELLEGADFGSVARQWVEETVESAIGAFTNPQVFPEEWDLDGMFAYLSQIFPTSVSAESFEFESLTQEELREELFEDAERVYNEREEEFGGETMRAIERMIMLEVVDNKWREHLYALDYLQEGIGLRGMAGRDPLIEYQVEAYDMFVSMLQSIKEEFSKYIFHAHAAEIEHERAPRRVFESGPGDQPVAAAQPLHSDKVGRNALCPCGSGKKYKRCCGTT, via the coding sequence ATGTTGAAGGGAGTCCAGAAAGCTCTCCGTTTTGGGGAAGCCAAAAAGACCAAGGAACTCGAGGCGGCTGTCTCCCGGGTCAATGAACTGGAACCTGATGTAAAGAAGCTGTCCGACGAGGAACTGGCGGCGAAGACCCCGGAGTTCAAGCAAAGGCACGAGCAGGGCGAGGGCCTTGAGGATATGTTGCCCGAGGCGTTCGCTGTTGTGCGCGAGGCCGCGCGCCGCAAGCTTGGTGAACGCCACTTCGACGTCCAGATCATGGGCGGGGTTGTTCTGCATCACGGCAGGATAGCCGAGATGAAGACAGGGGAAGGCAAGACCCTTGTCGCGACACTTCCTGTTTACCTGAACCATCTTGATGGCGAGGGCATCCATGTAGTGACCGTGAACGATTACCTGGCGCGTCGGGATAGCGAGTGGATGGCAGGAATATACCGCTTCCTTGGCATGGAAGTCGGGCTAATCCAGGCGCAGATGGATCCACCGGAACGTCGCGTAGCTTACGGCGCGGACGTCACTTTTGGAACCAACAACGAGTTTGGCTTCGACTACCTCCGTGACAACATGGTCATTGACGTCCAGGATCATGTTCAGCGCGGATACCACTACGCTATCGTGGACGAAGTGGACAGCATTCTTGTCGACGAGGCGCGCACACCTCTAATCATAAGCGGCGCGGCGACCGAGTCGGTTCAGTATTACAAACAGTTCGCCCAGATCGCGAAGAAGCTCAGGAAGGGCGAGGATTATGAGGTCGATGAGAAGTCCCGCACGGTCTCGGTGACGGAGGACGGAGTCGCGCGGGTAGAGCAGTTCCTGGGCGTGGAAAATTTATACGATAACGTCCAATCCGACTTCGTTCACCACCTGGAAGCGGCGGTCAAGGCCAAGGAGCTTTTCCGGAACGAGGTGGATTACATTATCAAGGACGGCGAGGCGCTGATAGTTGACGAATTCACCGGGCGATTGATGATCGGCAGGCGTTACTCGGACGGTATCCATCAGGCCATTGAAGCTAAAGAGGCTATTCGCATCAGGGAAGAGAACCAGACGCTCGCGACTATCACCTTCCAGAACTATTTCAGGATGTACGACAAGCTCGCCGGCATGACAGGCACCGCCACTACGGAGGCCGACGAGTTTCAACACACGTACAAGCTCGAGACGGTTGAGATACCGACCAATAAGACTATGATCCGTAAAGACATGCCCGATTTCATTTACAAGACCGAGAACGCCAAGTTTAACGCGGTTGTAGAGGATGTAATCGAGTGTTGTGAGAAGGGACAACCGGTGCTGGTCGGCACTGTCTCTATCGAAAAATCTGAACGCCTCTCTAAGATGCTTGCGCGGCGGGGCGTGGAACACGAGGTGCTGAACGCGAAGCAGCACGAGCGCGAGGCCGAGATCATCGCGCTGGCCGGCGAGAGCGGCGCGGTGACTATCGCCACGAACATGGCGGGTCGCGGCACCGACATCAAGCTCGGCCGGGGAGTTGTCGAAGTCGGCGGTTTGAAGATAATCGGCACGGAGCGTCACGAGTCACGGCGCATAGACAACCAGTTGCGCGGCCGCTCCGGGCGCCAGGGAGATCCCGGCGTCTCGAGGTTTTATCTGTCGCTCGAGGATGATCTCATGCGCCGGTTCGCGTCGTCCGCTATCGGGAGCATCATGGAGCGCTTTCACTTCCCGGAGGATGTTCCTATCGAGCACCGGATGATTTCAAAGGCGATTGAATCGGCGCAAAAGCAGGTCGAATCGCAGAACTTCGAGATGCGCAAGAACCTGCTCAAGTACGATGACGTAATGAACAAGCAGCGAGAAGTTATCTACAAGGAACGCAAGGAGTTGCTCGAGGGCGCGGATTTCGGGTCTGTGGCGCGACAATGGGTCGAGGAGACTGTTGAGTCGGCTATCGGGGCTTTCACAAACCCGCAGGTCTTTCCCGAGGAGTGGGATCTCGATGGAATGTTCGCTTATCTTTCCCAGATTTTTCCCACGAGCGTTTCAGCGGAGAGCTTTGAATTCGAATCGCTCACACAGGAGGAGTTGCGCGAAGAGCTATTTGAGGACGCCGAAAGAGTTTACAATGAGAGAGAAGAGGAGTTCGGTGGTGAGACCATGCGTGCGATCGAGCGCATGATCATGCTGGAGGTCGTGGACAATAAGTGGCGTGAACACCTTTACGCGCTTGATTACCTGCAGGAGGGCATCGGCCTGCGTGGGATGGCGGGCCGTGACCCGCTGATCGAGTACCAGGTGGAAGCTTATGACATGTTTGTGTCGATGCTCCAGTCCATCAAGGAGGAGTTCTCGAAATATATTTTTCATGCGCATGCCGCCGAAATCGAGCACGAGAGGGCGCCACGGCGGGTCTTTGAGAGCGGCCCCGGAGATCAGCCTGTTGCCGCTGCACAGCCGCTGCACAGCGATAAGGTGGGCCGCAACGCGCTTTGCCCCTGCGGCAGCGGAAAAAAGTACAAGAGATGTTGTGGCACGACTTAA
- a CDS encoding phosphatase encodes MSMAVTVANKSPDELRIKTDFHVHTISSGHGFSTVREICKEAAARGLEMIAVTDHGPAMPGGAHIYYFTNMVVMPRVLSGVKVLRGAECNIIDTDGTLDLHDRALDSLDIVHAGIHPLTGYEGNSVEDNTRAVLAVVESGKVDVLAHPGNPLYPLNYGAVVRAAASKGVLIEINNSSLTYIRKGSLDNCRVILDEAKKADACVCIGSDAHDASLVGIFDHALNLVDEVGLPDERIVNRDASSLLEFFSLRGKKEILFQ; translated from the coding sequence ATGAGCATGGCGGTGACCGTGGCAAATAAGTCGCCTGATGAGCTCAGGATCAAGACCGACTTTCACGTTCACACCATTTCCAGCGGGCACGGCTTTTCGACCGTGAGAGAAATTTGCAAAGAGGCGGCGGCCCGCGGACTCGAGATGATCGCGGTGACTGACCATGGTCCGGCCATGCCGGGGGGCGCCCACATCTACTACTTCACGAACATGGTCGTGATGCCCCGCGTGCTTTCAGGCGTGAAGGTGCTGCGTGGCGCCGAGTGCAACATCATAGACACGGATGGAACCCTCGATCTCCACGATCGCGCGCTCGATTCGCTTGATATCGTACACGCCGGCATTCACCCGCTGACAGGCTATGAAGGGAACTCCGTTGAGGACAACACACGCGCTGTTCTTGCCGTGGTCGAAAGCGGCAAGGTCGATGTCCTGGCGCATCCGGGCAATCCGCTATATCCGTTGAACTACGGCGCCGTTGTCCGCGCCGCGGCGTCGAAAGGTGTACTGATAGAGATCAATAATTCTTCATTGACGTATATTCGCAAGGGGAGCCTTGACAACTGTCGCGTGATACTTGATGAGGCAAAAAAAGCGGATGCGTGTGTATGCATAGGCAGCGACGCGCACGACGCTTCGCTTGTCGGGATTTTCGACCACGCGCTCAACCTAGTCGATGAGGTCGGCCTGCCTGATGAGCGGATAGTGAACAGGGACGCATCCTCCCTGCTGGAGTTCTTCTCCCTGCGCGGCAAGAAGGAAATACTGTTCCAGTAG
- the recA gene encoding recombinase RecA, with translation MRVLEKEKSLEMALMQIERQFGRGSIMKLGAEADRMAVEVVPTGSLAIDIALGVGGMPRGRVIEVFGPESSGKTTIALSVVAAAQRMGGVCAYVDAENALDPQYCAALGVNIDELLISQPDTGEQALEITELLVRSAAVDVVVIDSVAALVPRAEIEGDIGDSHVGLQARLMSQALRKLSNAINRSNTIVLFINQLREKIGVMFGNPEVTPGGRALKFYSSVRLDLRKIDTIKNGTDIVGNRVRARVVKNKVAPPFRNAEFDIMYGEGISKEGDILDLGVFYEVVKKSGAWYMYKEDQLGQGRENGKAFLKEHVDISKTIEGVIREKAGLSPAPEKKTGDLADATPVQVTPIDKASKTSGKSATRRK, from the coding sequence GTGAGAGTATTGGAGAAAGAAAAATCACTGGAAATGGCGCTCATGCAGATCGAGCGGCAGTTCGGTCGAGGGTCCATCATGAAGCTGGGCGCCGAGGCCGATCGCATGGCGGTCGAGGTGGTTCCAACCGGTTCGCTGGCTATTGATATCGCGCTTGGCGTCGGTGGCATGCCCCGCGGAAGGGTCATCGAGGTGTTCGGGCCCGAGTCGAGCGGCAAGACCACGATCGCGCTCTCGGTCGTAGCGGCGGCACAGAGGATGGGAGGGGTGTGCGCTTATGTAGACGCGGAAAACGCGCTGGATCCGCAGTACTGCGCGGCGCTCGGCGTCAACATTGACGAGTTGTTGATAAGCCAGCCCGATACCGGCGAGCAAGCGCTAGAGATCACAGAGCTTCTGGTCAGGAGCGCGGCGGTAGACGTGGTAGTCATCGATTCAGTCGCGGCGCTCGTGCCACGCGCGGAGATCGAAGGCGATATCGGCGACTCGCACGTCGGGCTTCAGGCGCGACTCATGTCGCAGGCTCTCCGGAAACTGTCCAATGCGATCAATCGGTCGAATACGATAGTGCTATTCATTAACCAGCTTCGCGAGAAGATCGGAGTGATGTTCGGCAATCCTGAGGTCACGCCGGGGGGTAGAGCCCTCAAGTTCTACTCTTCCGTGCGGCTTGACCTTCGGAAGATAGACACCATCAAGAACGGGACGGACATCGTTGGAAACCGCGTCAGGGCGCGTGTGGTGAAAAACAAGGTGGCGCCACCATTCCGCAACGCGGAGTTCGACATTATGTACGGTGAGGGCATATCAAAAGAAGGCGACATTCTTGATCTCGGCGTGTTTTACGAGGTCGTCAAGAAGAGCGGCGCATGGTACATGTACAAAGAAGACCAACTCGGACAGGGTCGGGAGAACGGCAAGGCGTTCCTGAAAGAGCATGTCGATATCTCAAAAACTATCGAAGGTGTCATTCGAGAAAAAGCGGGTCTTTCTCCAGCGCCCGAGAAAAAAACCGGGGATCTGGCGGACGCGACGCCCGTGCAGGTGACCCCCATCGACAAGGCATCCAAAACAAGTGGAAAAAGCGCCACCAGACGCAAGTAG
- the raiA gene encoding ribosomal subunit interface protein yields the protein MELQVIVKGKNIQVTDALREYATAKASKIQKLGVEIRGIVVTLLVEKNPSIRQNQIADIDLYCNGVAFRAVGRDRDMYVAVDQAVSRAQRQIARRHGKKVNRAQVQPGAQDVQMNDREDMTPSIVKVKAISHKPMTSEEAVLQMETVGHDFFVFTDSESENTNVVYRRFDGNYGVIDYGVTDQGR from the coding sequence GTGGAGTTGCAGGTAATTGTAAAGGGAAAAAATATCCAGGTCACGGATGCTCTTCGTGAGTATGCTACAGCAAAAGCGTCTAAGATACAGAAGTTGGGAGTGGAGATTCGCGGGATAGTGGTAACGCTGTTGGTCGAGAAGAACCCCAGTATCCGGCAAAACCAGATCGCTGATATCGATCTCTACTGCAACGGCGTGGCGTTCCGGGCGGTAGGTCGTGACAGGGACATGTATGTCGCTGTCGATCAGGCTGTCTCCAGGGCGCAGCGGCAGATAGCCAGGCGACACGGCAAGAAGGTAAATCGCGCGCAGGTCCAACCTGGCGCGCAGGACGTCCAGATGAATGACAGGGAAGATATGACGCCCTCCATCGTCAAAGTGAAGGCGATATCGCACAAGCCGATGACGTCCGAGGAGGCGGTTCTCCAGATGGAAACGGTCGGTCACGATTTTTTCGTTTTTACCGATTCTGAGAGTGAAAATACCAACGTCGTTTACCGGCGTTTCGATGGGAACTACGGCGTGATAGACTACGGCGTTACTGACCAGGGGAGATGA